One window from the genome of Bufo bufo chromosome 4, aBufBuf1.1, whole genome shotgun sequence encodes:
- the LOC120997770 gene encoding uncharacterized protein LOC120997770, translating to MDMRPTVDNLMDEEEAQPGASDNPEIPIETSMSQPQTSNNEEAGPSTQVEVSTSPHVNPRSARPKKSQSQPAPVSITREIIDAQVLEYLNKTRDETPEDGMMKSLGNYLTRVPRERQPHCMCSMNLLLELYMGENDPSEVHEYLEQARSRLIQKTNLSQATSMSSNYPPPTNYQYQNPPPTRHGQEYFAHDPRPNYSAQRPHQHEQVAVRP from the exons ATGGATATGCGTCC GACTGTTGACAATCTGATGGATGAGGAAGAGGCACAACCCGGGGCTTCTGACAATCCTGAAATACCTATTGAAACATCGATGTCACAGCCTCAAACTTCAAACAACGAAGAAGCAGGACCATCTACGCAGGTGGAAGTTTCTACATCACCGCATGTAAACCCACGCAGTGCTAGACCAAAGAAGAGCCAAAGTCAGCCTGCTCCTGTGTCAATTACACGGGAAATAATAGATGCTCAGGTCCTGGAGTACTTGAATAAAACCAGAGATGAAACTCCAGAAGACGGCATGATGAagagccttggaaattatttaacCCGGGTTCCACGAGAACGTCAACCCCATTGTATGTGTTCAATGAACTTATTGTTGGAGTTATACATGGGTGAAAATGACCCCTCAGAAGTGCACGAATATCTGGAGCAGGCACGGTCTAGGCTTATCCAGAAAACAAATTTGAGCCAAGCAACCTCCATGTCTTCTAACTATCCTCCTCCAACTAattatcaatatcaaaatccaccTCCAACTCGACATGGGCAAGAATATTTTGCTCATGATCCGAGGCCTAATTATTCTGCCCAACGGCCACATCAACATGAGCAAGTTGCTGTTCGCCCATAA